The DNA segment ATATCAAGTGAGGGAACACCGGGGTAGCCGCCGCCGGATACTGCCTGGAGGGTGGTCACCTGAACCTTGGTCAGGCCGTACTTGCGATGCAGCGGGGCCAGGGCCATGGCCAGAAACATGGTAGAGCAGTTGGAGTTGGTAACAATCTTACCCGTGGTCGGCTGGGTGTCCAGAATCTTGAAGTGATCCGGATTGACCTCGGGGATAATTATCGGCACATTCGGGTCCATCCGGTGATTGCGTGAGTTGCTGATAACCATGTGGCCGGCCTCGGCAAAACGGGTCTCGGCCTCGCCGGCAACAGAAGCATCCAGACCGGAGAACAGCACCGGCGACTCAAGCTTCTGGTCCAGGGATTTTACGGTCTTGTCGGCTATCGTTGCAGGGATGGGCTGCGGCTGCTTCCAGTTGGCTGCGTCGCGATAGGCCTTGCCGGCCGAGCGGGGCGAGGCTACAAGTTCCGCTACATCGAACAGGGGATGCCCGTCCAGCAGGGTGATAAACTTCTGGCCTACGGTGCCGGTTGCACCAAGTACTGCCACAGATATTTTTTTCATTCTATACTCCTTTTGCTGATGTCATTATGTTGGCGGTAAAACAAGCGTACTGAAGCGTCTGTACTGTGTCAAT comes from the Spirochaeta africana DSM 8902 genome and includes:
- the asd gene encoding aspartate-semialdehyde dehydrogenase; translation: MKKISVAVLGATGTVGQKFITLLDGHPLFDVAELVASPRSAGKAYRDAANWKQPQPIPATIADKTVKSLDQKLESPVLFSGLDASVAGEAETRFAEAGHMVISNSRNHRMDPNVPIIIPEVNPDHFKILDTQPTTGKIVTNSNCSTMFLAMALAPLHRKYGLTKVQVTTLQAVSGGGYPGVPSLDILGNVVPYISGEEEKIEIEAVKILGSCDGKSLTPADFTVSAQCTRVPVIDGHTETVAFGLAANPSIEEVAETLRSFTGIPQEKQLPSAPRQPIIVTDEPDRPQPARDILLENGMATIVGRLRTCPIMGYKMVIMGHNTVRGAAGAAILNAETLHALGYIQA